A window of Adhaeribacter arboris genomic DNA:
AATACTAAGGCAATATTGGGCAATACCCGGGTTAAACCCACCTGCTCTACGTTTAAGATCCGCGGAAACAACACCATTACGTTAATGTAACCAATCAGCACGCCGGTGTACGAAATAATGCTATTCTGAATACCCTGCCGCTTGATAATTCCCATGCCTTGTTTTACTAAAATTAAGTTGGATTAAGTATTTATGTTCTTCCGCAAGCTTCTCCCATAAAAATGCTTTAAGAAACAACTTGAATCTGATGGAGTAATTTTTATTTAGCCGGATGCAGGTTTTAGCAATTGAACAACTTGACTTAAGGTTTTAAAGCTAGCCTCTTCTTTTTGTAAATACTGCATTATCTGATGGAAAGCAACCGGACCATTGTTTAGGTTATGAGGTGAGAAATTTTCGTTGTGCCAGAGCCAGGTAAAGCAGCCGCCAAATCTCTTTATTTCTTGTAGCATCGGCATTATGGCCGGTAGAATTTCTGCGGCGGATAATTGTAAATATTGAGGATGATGTAAGGTAGCATCCATTAACTGTAAAGGAACTTCCCAAAAACCAAAAGCTCGCCTGGTTTTATAATTAAATAACTGAAACGGAAAACAGGTGCCGTGCCGAAATCCAAAGTACTCCGGAAAGCCCAGAGTAGTATCGTAAGTGACATTTGCTTCTTCTAGTAATTGGGGCGTTGTTTTGGGTTCAAATCGTAAATAATGAAACCGGTTCCCGCGTACAGGTATGGCTACTTTCTGGATTTCCGCTTGGAGTTTACCTTGGGTAAAAGAGGTAATATGACTGCCGTGAATGCCAATTTCAAACTTATTCTGCTGCAATAAAGGTAACCAAGCCTGATAGCGAGGCTGCGTAATATCGTAATCGGCGTTAGCTACCCCGTTATATTTTGATGATTGGCCAAAAAGAAAAAGGTGGATTGTACCCCGTAGTTCTGCACCTGCTGCATTACTTCCGGCACGTTAAACCAATTATCCTGATTGGTTATTTTCTGTTTTAATAGTTTACTTAAAACGGACCAATTACCTTGTTTTAGAGCTGATACTCCTTCTACGCGCCAAGCCGTTTGGCAATTATCAATATCGTGCGTCAGGCAAGTAGTAAAGGGGGCCTTACGAGCTAAAACCGATTTTAATTCTAAACCATACACCCTTTCAATTGCGGTCTTCAAAATATCAAAATAATAATTAACTACGGGTACGGTAATAAAGCCATACTTTTTTTGTAAGCTTTCCGCGTAAGGAAAGCGGCCGTACGTATCTCGTTGCGAAGAATAATACTCCTGCCAGCCACTCAAATAATAAAAAACATTGGCAATAATATCTACCTGAATAATTGCTTTATCATCCACGTAGGTTACGAATTCTTTTAATTCCGAGGAAGTAAACCAAAACGCAATTTTCTGATTTTGCCAGGTGTAATATACCGGCGCTTTTTCGGGGAAAGGAGCTGTGTTTTCGAAAAAAGTTGATTCTGAACGATGAATCTGAATGCGACTTTGCTTATCTAACCCGTACTGAATATCAAAAACCTGACCAGGTGAATAAATCGCGTAAAACTGAGCCAGTACGTATTGAAAGATTGCTTCCATCCCCCAATTTAGCTCGTTTTAACTAGAAATTCTTTAATGTACCGTAAAGCTAATTCGTGGCTGCGGCCTTCGTATTCGGTACCTAGCACCGCGTTATAATAACGTGCCCGCCCGGAAACTTGCGGTCGATTATGTTCATGGGTACGAATAATTGCAAGTACTTTGTCTACATTTTCAGCTTTTTCTACCAAATGGTGGCGCACATAGCCGTAATAATCCTGCACAAAATTACTTTTTTCCAGACGGTAATAAAT
This region includes:
- a CDS encoding polysaccharide deacetylase family protein — its product is MQQNKFEIGIHGSHITSFTQGKLQAEIQKVAIPVRGNRFHYLRFEPKTTPQLLEEANVTYDTTLGFPEYFGFRHGTCFPFQLFNYKTRRAFGFWEVPLQLMDATLHHPQYLQLSAAEILPAIMPMLQEIKRFGGCFTWLWHNENFSPHNLNNGPVAFHQIMQYLQKEEASFKTLSQVVQLLKPASG
- a CDS encoding DUF7033 domain-containing protein, with translation MEAIFQYVLAQFYAIYSPGQVFDIQYGLDKQSRIQIHRSESTFFENTAPFPEKAPVYYTWQNQKIAFWFTSSELKEFVTYVDDKAIIQVDIIANVFYYLSGWQEYYSSQRDTYGRFPYAESLQKKYGFITVPVVNYYFDILKTAIERVYGLELKSVLARKAPFTTCLTHDIDNCQTAWRVEGVSALKQGNWSVLSKLLKQKITNQDNWFNVPEVMQQVQNYGVQSTFFFLANHQNITG